From the genome of Leishmania infantum JPCM5 genome chromosome 34, one region includes:
- a CDS encoding putative protein kinase: protein MGNYFSLCPEPFHGLISSYGIGSTSSTHPSGVAVKGQEYSAVKLVGEGGYSFVYEGYNNASGQRVALKRYVFSETQQQQGAVEEMSIYRDVCPNDYIVTYLDSEVVYRHGVPLPEMWVVMEFCDGPSLQEYINNRLRSPQPFSVREVFEIVDNIVHAIGHLHSQSPPVSHWDIKPENFLFTDTGRLKLCDFGSATRQFYAPTSAEEVSAAESELGSRMTLLYRPPESLDLWSKDRVDTKADIWALGVIIYVLVFREMPFDANPMEVMAAVPKRYKGKTQEGCPEEFRALMDIVRTKMLTKKPADRADIFAISEELEGITHLPPLSRPRPGFQSAQRPRFA from the coding sequence ATGGGCAATTACTTTTCACTTTGTCCTGAGCCCTTCCATGGCCTCATCAGCTCATACGGTATAGGATCGACGTCAAGCACACATCCGTCTGGAGTGGCGGTGAAAGGCCAGGAATATTCCGCAGTGAAGCTGGTCGGGGAGGGCGGATACTCTTTCGTGTATGAAGGATACAACAACGCCAGTGGACAACGGGTCGCGTTGAAGCGGTATGTGTTTTCAGAaacgcaacagcagcagggaGCTGTTGAAGAGATGAGCATTTACCGCGATGTCTGCCCCAATGACTATATAGTAACGTACCTCGATTCTGAAGTAGTTTATCGGCATGGAGTGCCGTTGCCAGAGATGTGGGTAGTGATGGAGTTCTGTGACGGTCCTTCCTTGCAGGAGTACATTAACAATCGACTGCGGTCCCCTCAGCCTTTCTCGGTGCGTGAGGTGTTCGAAATCGTCGACAATATTGTACATGCAATCGGCCACTTGCACTCACAATCACCGCCTGTTTCTCATTGGGACATTAAGCCTGAAAATTTCTTGTTTACCGATACAGGCCGGCTGAAGCTATGCGATTTTGGAAGCGCAACGCGGCAGTTCTACGCACCCACGTCAGCGGAAGAGGTATCTGCTGCTGAGTCAGAGTTGGGGTCAAGGATGACGCTTCTCTACCGACCGCCTGAATCACTGGACCTGTGGTCGAAGGATCGCGTCGACACCAAAGCTGACATCTGGGCACTTGGTGTCATCATTTATGTGCTGGTGTTTCGCGAGATGCCGTTTGACGCAAACCCGATGGAGGTCATGGCGGCAGTGCCGAAGCGATACAAGGGCAAAACACAGGAGGGCTGCCCCGAGGAGTTTAGGGCTCTCATGGACATTGTGCGCACGAAAATGCTAACTAAAAAGCCTGCGGATCGTGCTGACATATTTGCCATTTCTGAAGAGCTGGAAGGCATCACGCACctgccgccgctttcgcGCCCGCGGCCCGGGTTCCAGAGCGCGCAGCGACCGCGGTTCGCTTGA